One Ranitomeya variabilis isolate aRanVar5 chromosome 4, aRanVar5.hap1, whole genome shotgun sequence genomic window, aaacgcaacatggcatcccatcttaattccagtcaattttgcattgaaaagtaaaatagcgcttcttcccttctgagctctgctatgcgcccaaacaatggtttactcccacatatggggtatcgtcgtactcaggacaaattgcacaacaacttttgtggtctaatttcttctcttacccttggggaaataaaaaaatgggggtgaaaagatcatttttgtgaaaaaatatgattttttatttttacggctctgcattataaacttctgtgaagcacttgttgggtcaaagtgctcaacacacatctagataagttccttaagggatctactttccaaaatggtgtcactcgtggggggtttcaatgtttaggcacattaggggctctccaaacgcaacatggcgtcccatctcaattccagtcaattttgcattgaaaagtcaaatggcgctccttcccttctgagctctgccctgcgcccagggccgtatttgccactaggcactcgagggcacgtgcctagggcggggacaatgcagggggcggcacctgagcaagtttaagaaaaaaaaaatttttttttttttttttttttttgaaagtccgGGGTCGCCCCACCCAGGGGCGCCGCTATAATGAGGTGAGTTGAGCACTTCACCTCTAGCGGCATCCAGTCCCTCAAAACGGGGTGGCAGCACAgcgccgccccctgcagtcagatcaGATGTGCCGGGTACTAGCAGTAGCCATAAGCATGCCCAGGCAGCCAGGGAGACGAGCTACTTGAACGAACTAAgcacagcctgtgggcggggactgtggctgcttgcctgCATCTcctgggccctgtcacatgaaggggcccaccgggagccagggccacttctgtgacatacagaacacagcataggagcagagcagtataatgtctgctctgctcccatctgacggagactctgcaggctgctagcacagtggccggctgcagtctcccccctgcagtgaatggtttcgccccttctgacctgatcatgaagcttttcctggctgcggttcttccctctgtgcacgctgggattggctcaggcacgctgggtcctagtgcccacatgttgcatttcaccaagacacttcctggtcctgtctgcaaactttatcagtaaggctacgttcacatttgcggtgtgcgccgcagcgtcgtcgccgcatcaaaacgcatgcggcgtgcggccctatatttaacattggggccgcatggcgccgcatgtacatgcgttgtcatgcgttttggtgcgttgtacgccgcatgcggcgttagggcgcacctgtcagggcgcggcaaacgcaacatgttgcattttttgggcggcgcagacttcgtaaaaaacgcatgcgtcgtgtttgcgtcgtgtttgcgtcgtcaatgcggcttttttcccattgacttgcattgacaacgcagacgacgcaagtacttgcgtcgtggtgcgttgtacgacgcatgcgttttccaataaaaaatgcaaaacattgtctagactttgtctagacactaaaaaaacactatatatataaaaaaaaagggggtttggcattgtctttcacaaggctagctacagagaagactgactgaagggaatctgctttccaaacatgtaagtatatatttctctttgcatattttttattctgtgttttatttattgattttgatttaatttgtgcaatgtttgttctgtgctattgtacggttatggcactgtgggttgtattgaaaaattgttttttttaatctggttttgatgtacttctggcgttatatgctggcgtttgttgtcttcggccttgcttggttttgggttgttctggtgtcatgcagttggtcaatgtctttaaatttggcagatttttttttgaaatttctggtgcatgtctttttctggtttctattgttgggggtaaccgtatggcgttttttattggctcatgtcttgctgtgttttattatgctgtgggcatttttttttctttccttgagtgtcttttcttgctggtggggggggctacatttatgatgtttcatttgtattgtattgttctgggctgctatatgccattctattttcaattgtattttacctttttttgggggggtttaaactctgatggttttacgtcgttttccctatggcttccgtatgtatctcctttcttgaatgtttccattgacaagtgtgtagtatggcctttatattaataatttttttttgttgggggcctttttttaaaaatttattgtgttttcttttctatttgactatgttttatcttttgggttgctgtatattgtaacagcggttgacccgtaatgtttattgcttattatctagaatggtatttagcgcctttttctgatgtatttctgtggatgtcaccagatggtgttgttttggatcatgtcttgttgtaattgtaaattatggcgttcattagtttgctatttcattgtgcctttttttttctgtatttatttttttgataattttgtagcttttgaaaattttacataggtgtctatttttgcttaattttgtttgggtctattcttgtattgtttcttcgattttattctcttgcaatgtatggcattgtggtgtcgctttttgagtttgcattgtcctatcagtcaacagtcaattgtggttttttaatgttttgggcctattttattgtatgtggcattggatgtgattttttgctcattttttcattgcagcacaaacttgcaagaatgccaagttcttcagaacatagccaatcggcgcgggggagtgcggtgagtaattatgtccagttgcttactattagctgccatttgtagcattgacaataatttttgtatacaatttttccaggcttcttcaagtgagggggaaggcagtcagcgggagcagagagatcggggccaagatgtggcgtcaggccggcgagtgagtatttttttttttttatcttttttttttcagtagcatcctgctgtgaggaacattacatttgaggagcatcctgctttcactagggatgtttactaagcttaggcccccgtcacacataccaagatcgctagcgagatcgctgctgagtcactagttttgtgacgcaacagcgacctcagtagcgatctcgctatgtgtgacccgtaccagcgatcaggcccctgctgtgagatcgctggtcgtgttggaatggcctgggccgttttttggtcgttgaggtcccgctgacatcgctgaagtggtgtgtgtgacaccgatccagcgatgtcttccctggtaaccatgataaacatcgggttactaagcgcagggccgcgcttagtaacccgatgtttaccatggttacccgggtgctgcagggggacttcggcatcattgaagacagtttcaacgatgccgaagtcgttcccctgatcgttggtcgctggagagagctgtctgtgtgacagctccccagcaaccacacaacgacttaccaacgatcacggccaggcagtatcgctggtcgtgatggttgttaaatcactatgtgagacggggcctttatacattatagattttcagggcagcaagtattgggggaaggtaaaataaagttgaactccctgcacacaaacattccaaaacacaggtgtagaaaacatcaatatacatacatcaaatggcaaaggatagggcagaggtacctatcatgccaggtgctggtggttgttaatatttgcatatttttaacctatttgttttctaatttttctaggtttcacaacgggcccaAGGAGAGAGTGTAGATGTGGACCTCCTTATTTCAAGCATCCAGGAGcggggcccgttgtgggacagccgtgaccctcggcacatggaccaggtggtgtctaggcgtttgtgggcagaggtggcaaactcgctgtgggatggctttgacagtgcctcagcgaaggacaaaggcacctttagtgagtattgcagatacgctgctatgacccatcttgctaggataaacacaaccgtgtgtgatgcgatcaacgcctacactttgcatcgcacacggttgttttatccttttacaatgctaaatatgtaacaatttttttgtctttacattaacagtgaaaaagttgaggaccagatggcgatccataaaggaccgtttcaataaggggattcgtgctgaggaggagcaagctcggagcgGTGCTGCTGCGTCAAATTCTGTGCCCTACAAGTACAACAGGGCCctccagttcctaagaccggtccttacccgccgacagtaagtatttttgccacataccatattgcacagccacattgtacattgcccagacacatagcatattgcacagccacatagtacattgcccagccacgtacattgtgcatccacatagtagatttccaggccactatatcgcagccacatagtacacgttcgagctacatatacacatagtatatttccaaaggaacatagtatattggccatccatgtagtcatcgtagcattttggccatcctttaaccctagtggaatggtatatagcccattagtaattttttgggttaggcgtgagtcattgtagtccatgacaggttacgttctgagtcagggtagttctgattgcaggaataatgatgacgtctcgatcacatgatcctaacgtcatggccattcctgcgatcagatcaacaaagtcttttttttaaagtttttgggtttttaaattttattcttgactttaaattttctactattttttttgaCATAGGCATTATCTAGATTTGTTTTTTTAagatgacaggggtatgcattgcctttgccAACTTGAATTAACAGTCATTatctgccgtcggtatgtccatgattgttatcgtgagccctaatgctcagctggcgataacaatcagcaatttattataggccacacagactgagagacaggggattgtaatgttttgttgtgtcatgtaatgtaaatttttttacaggagttggcgtatgtgatagtttattaattgaagactaattttttccttttcttttcacaggacacacagcagcaccctccagcgagctcccccctgtgaagcggaacttcatggatcgccatctgacccgtcacagccctcccacagcggcagcaggcttgcaccaccatcatctggagaaccggctgccggtacatcaggttttcccctgcccgaggcctctggcgcaccttcgttcgggaattcccgacagcgccagcgggcctcggacaggccagccatgcccgaatttttgcacttgagcacggtgttccagaaTGGTTTCAAGGCGATGACCGATAAAATGTCCAGTATCGAACGTCGCCTTGAAGCCAttgaagccgagctctcaaatccggcaaaacattttttaagcacaattgctaagggcatggtggaaaaccttacgccggaactccagatttcggtgatgcaggactgcaacaattcttacgtgagggctctgcagcagtctcgggtcgcgcagtcagcgacactgcccgtagtgccgtcgctggctagcgtgactccgactactgctgcagagtcactccagccaccccaccctggtccaagtgccgggcgacgccaccacaggcaccataccagtgtgcggcccactcctgctcctgccaggccctcatcctcccgtaggagtgcttctgggggagatgccgcagaaggcaggaaaagaaaaaaaaaaacacataagaggaggcacacagacacacacacagaggcacaggttctggctgctccaggacagacaccatctcgtcgtggctctagccacagcaggagcagccagggccaaccaagccaaaaacgcaggcggcttgtgttgcctcctccctcctctactgacgaggcggtctccctagtgtaccctgcggggggtttggacctgccatcaAGCCTCCTCGAGtatggcggctcctcctcctcctcctcctctaccactcccactcccaggtccagaactagaagctaccggtcaccggtggtagcggatgttgatcccccctcggctgttgataccccctaattttcttttccctttttttctgtttcccctcaataaaaatttatttttttgtatacaatatttggtcttcttttcaagtacactgctcggtaattcactccgtgcgtcgtttatttgtgcttcaaacacctcatatatgcaatgtcagacagtatttttggattttttaatttgaccgtttctttgggtgtctttcattgctgtatgaggtgtttccaaacactaaagtgtatgagttgttttcaaagaaaaagggtatgtgtccacgctcaggattgcatccggatttggtccggattttaattcaatatttgtagccaaaaccaggcgtgggtaataaatacagcagtggagcatatgtttctattctacttttcctaattgttccactcctggttttggcttacaaatattgatgaaaaaacctgagcaattcaggatgcaatcctgaacgtggacacatactgtaaaggtaccttcacacttaacaatgctgcagcaaaacagacaacgatgcaattcactgcagcatcgctatttgggagctggagagcggtctgtgtgaccgctctccagcgaccaacgatgccgaggtccccgggtaaccatgttaaacatcgggttgctaagcgcagggcgcacttccgatgtttaccctggttaccagtgtaaaatgaaaaaaaaaaaaatattcacaatcgcatcccccggcgtcagcttccctgcactgactgagtgacgtccctcacagcaacgctgtgctgtgcattcactttacggccggcgctcactcagtgcaggaagtggacgccaggggacgcgaagatgagtatatttatttttattttttagtttacaattaacactggtaaccacggtaaacatcgggttactaagcgcgaccatgcgcttggtaacccgttgtttaccctggttaccagtgtaaaacatcgctggtatcgttgattttgctgtcaaacacaacgatacacggcgatctgacaaacaaataaatatggtatggtataaattttgtcttggaagcagggtagaaaatgtaagaaaatttttttattaaaacacaacattttaaaaacaaaggtttccaagttttttagataaggcacatttacattggtgaactatttttagcatagtcacaccagaatacagtccaacagtttattacaccattgaatcttgccatgacagacggccaacatctgacacaaaataggccgcaaaacggtccctcatctgcgcaatttccacacttgtcctcagaggatgatcatggaaattgggcaatgggttggctatggtttcatccagatcaacgttcagtctctctttggccagaataaaattgtggagaaccacacacgccttcaccacctcatccactgtctcagttttcagattaatggcggatcctaatatccgccatttagagacaaggatgccaaaggcgcactccacagtccttctggccctggacagtctgtaattgaacacccttttcgtgtggtccaagccccgacttgagtagggtttcaataggttggcagacatttggaatgcctcatccccaaccacaacaaatggcatcgcagggccttcggtgtggggaagaggtcgtggctgggggaaattgaaattgttgccatataatttttggcccatatcagactctttgaatgtgcgcgagtcatttgaccggccaaaagcaccaatgtcgactgccagaaaacggcagtccgcaccggcaattgccatcagcacagtggaaaaatattttttgtagttatagaaaagggatccacttttccctggcttggtaatacgaatgtgcttgccatccaccgcgccaatacagtttggaaacgaacacacttcctcaaatttctcggcgttggccaaccagatatcgcttgtagggacgggtaaaaattcttcacggaggttatcccacaaagcgcggcaggtctcagcaataattcccgagagagtggagactccaatccggaactgaaattgaagggatcgcaaggtctctccggtagccaggaaactgccaagaagataaagaaattacattagtacattgcaatttataagggtatgtctccactgtccggagacgcggcgctatcgttgcagcggtgaagccggtcggcgataagccccgcccccttcctgggacgcgatggtgccggatgtgtacagtacacatccgggatcatcgcacccctcgccgtagggccctgtgatataccttgcggggacgctgcgtccccgcaaggtgtacggacatgctgtgttctgaaaagacgcgcagcatgtccggagtcgcagggcctccgcgtgcgggtttccacgcatagtggagacgggatttcataaaatcccctccactatgctggaacatctggacgctgcttgtttgacgctgcagcgtcaaacaagcagcgtttactgaccgtagaaacacagcctaaaagtacattgaccataccacccccaaaaaaaattaagaaaaaaaaaaaaaaaaagggaagatgtgaacgtagccgaacatatctcagtcattcaaacagctacgtaccgtagagtcaccagcagccgttcctctgcggaaatagctctccggagctgagtgtcctgcctgctaatggctccttccacccgacgcagaagataccggaagctctcctgagacatcctggtgtactcgaaatatttctccaggttctcattcagttcgccaaacaagctatggtatgctccacggctctcccggacttccaagatagggtgtatccaaaatcggcgatgaatccatctccgtttttctctttctctttgatgagcacaggcgacagcataggcatgagccaaggcaaattccatctccatatccatgacgatactgtccatgggacgctccatcatgaataccagcaaaatgggaggaattcatgtctgccatggtatatatacacaattacataaacaccaaccctcttctagccattggtggtccttatctattgtgtagacacttttttttgggggtgggatgaagaatgactcactgctcaaaaaaacgcatgcggcgcaaaacgctgcgttttttgttgaaaacgcaactgcgtttacaaaaaacgct contains:
- the LOC143768123 gene encoding uncharacterized protein LOC143768123, whose product is MSSCLLLAAICSIDNNFCIQFFQASSSEGEGSQREQRDRGQDVASGRRVSQRAQGESVDVDLLISSIQERGPLWDSRDPRHMDQVVSRRLWAEVANSLWDGFDSASAKDKGTFMKKLRTRWRSIKDRFNKGIRAEEEQARSGAAASNSVPYKYNRALQFLRPVLTRRQTHSSTLQRAPPCEAELHGSPSDPSQPSHSGSRLAPPSSGEPAAGTSGFPLPEASGAPSFGNSRQRQRASDRPAMPEFLHLSTVFQNGFKAMTDKMSSIERRLEAIEAELSNPAKHFLSTIAKGMVENLTPELQISVMQDCNNSYVRALQQSRVAQSATLPVVPSLASVTPTTAAESLQPPHPGPSAGRRHHRHHTSVRPTPAPARPSSSRRSASGGDAAEGRKRKKKTHKRRHTDTHTEAQVLAAPGQTPSRRGSSHSRSSQGQPSQKRRRLVLPPPSSTDEAVSLVYPAGGLDLPSSLLEYGGSSSSSSSTTPTPRSRTRSYRSPVVADVDPPSAVDTP